One Solanum lycopersicum chromosome 2, SLM_r2.1 genomic region harbors:
- the LOC101246009 gene encoding ribosomal RNA-processing protein 14-C — MKKKQKSTTISAEDTADATAVTASTTIDLKALIRDNRLFFDKLIDLIPPRFYLPKDEPDTWYRGLPKAAKASLKKQSRENLKLARRNRLDPEKKEQSSTVGLLEQSLQKKQKTDEEDDSGEEDHGEPTPINLEENDNPNNDNYSGTYEELRRRLHRKIEMLRGNRGDGESSERNKFNQRKRSEKDASLEKSDGKKRKRGEDDNGEDTSMEKDIEFGKVKLGDDYDKKKKKKKVSKPKELERLKRLEEVKRENKTLADKEAWKAAANKAMGLKVFDNPKLLKESLKKDKRKKEKSSEKWKERIQTTEKMKNERQQKRRDNIAGKAKEKKMRKIAKREKKLMRPGFEGRKEGYITQDKS; from the coding sequence ACGGCGGACGCTACCGCCGTAACCGCCAGCACCACAATAGATTTGAAAGCCCTAATCCGGGATAACAGGCTCTTCTTCGACAAGTTGATTGACTTAATTCCTCCTAGATTCTACCTCCCTAAAGATGAACCCGATACCTGGTATCGAGGCCTTCCCAAAGCCGCCAAAGCTTCATTGAAGAAACAATCCAGGGAGAATCTCAAACTCGCCCGCCGCAACCGGCTTGACCCCGAGAAGAAAGAACAGTCCTCTACTGTCGGCCTCCTCGAACAATCCCTTCAGAAAAAGCAAAAAACTGACGAGGAGGATGATTCCGGCGAGGAGGATCATGGTGAACCTACGCCTATTAATTTGGAGGAAAACGATAACCCTAACAACGATAACTACTCTGGTACTTACGAAGAGTTGAGGCGTAGGCTACACAGAAAAATCGAAATGCTCCGCGGTAACCGGGGTGATGGCGAGAGTTCGGAGAGAAACAAATTTAATCAGCGCAAGAGGAGTGAAAAGGATGCATCTTTAGAGAAATCCGATGGTAAGAAGAGAAAGAGGGGTGAAGACGACAATGGAGAAGATACTTCAATGGAAAAGGACATAGAGTTTGGGAAAGTTAAATTAGGAGACGACTatgacaagaaaaagaagaagaagaaagtatcCAAACCCAAAGAGTTGGAAAGACTGAAGAGGCTGGAAGAGGTGAAGAGGGAGAATAAGACGCTGGCGGATAAGGAAGCATGGAAGGCAGCAGCAAACAAGGCAATGGGATTGAAGGTGTTTGATAACCCTAAGTTGTTGAAGGAGAGTTTGAAGAAGGataagagaaagaaagagaagagtTCTGAGAAGTGGAAGGAAAGAATTCAGACTACGGAGAAGATGAAGAATGAGCGACAGCAGAAGAGAAGGGATAACATTGCTGGCAAAGCCAAGGAGAAGAAGATGAGGAAGATTGCCAAAAGGGAAAAGAAGCTCATGAGGCCGGGCTTTGAGGGGCGAAAGGAAGGCTACATTACTCAGGATAAAAGCTAA